In Deinococcus maricopensis DSM 21211, one genomic interval encodes:
- a CDS encoding fasciclin domain-containing protein produces MQKKLIGMMSLGLMLGNAALAGGSGAPVTAPAAQPTTAKPALPGSCMSIADIVARDPQFSTLLVAVEAAGLTNTLKNGGPYTVFAPTNAAFDKLPSDQLSMVLNDPAMLQSLLMYHVVPGKVNAKQVMSLKQARTAQGSNVMVMTSGNKVMINDATVVKADVMACNGIVHVIDTVLMPQNMMGGMTDTTTTATTTTAAPVSSTPVVIPATPVSSTTTTTTTTSTATTDTTTSTDATATTDTSTDTTATTDTTTDATTDTSTDTTATTTETTGTTTATTGTTTTTTGTMTLDQVLADARFSTLKGLLDQAGLTQTLLDGEYTIFAPTNDAFAKLSADQVAALQANPDMLKDVLLYHVVDGAQDSAMLGELGVVTSLAGGDLNVMSEGGTLMVNDATIEGTGMMAGNSMVYVIDTVLMPDTANGDAASSDVSAEAPALMTLNEVLAADPRFSTLNELLGTSGLGTQLAAAGEYTIFAPTNDAFAKLTATQLSELRANPELLKRVLGYHIISGQYTVSDASSLTGEATLAGAPLQLRSEGGNYMLGTATVIDADLPATNGYIQAIDTVLMPPAQP; encoded by the coding sequence ATGCAAAAGAAACTGATCGGAATGATGTCTCTTGGCCTGATGCTGGGCAACGCGGCCCTGGCCGGCGGCAGCGGCGCGCCCGTCACCGCGCCCGCCGCGCAGCCCACCACCGCCAAACCCGCCCTGCCCGGCAGCTGCATGAGCATCGCGGACATTGTCGCGCGTGACCCGCAGTTCAGCACGCTGCTCGTGGCCGTCGAAGCGGCCGGCCTCACCAACACCCTCAAGAACGGCGGCCCGTACACGGTGTTCGCCCCCACCAACGCGGCGTTCGACAAGCTGCCCAGCGATCAGCTCAGCATGGTCCTCAACGACCCCGCGATGCTGCAGAGCCTGCTGATGTACCACGTCGTGCCCGGCAAGGTGAACGCCAAGCAGGTCATGAGCCTCAAGCAGGCCCGCACGGCGCAGGGCAGCAACGTCATGGTCATGACCAGCGGCAACAAGGTCATGATCAATGACGCCACCGTCGTGAAGGCTGACGTGATGGCCTGTAACGGCATCGTGCACGTCATCGACACGGTCCTGATGCCCCAGAACATGATGGGCGGCATGACCGACACGACCACGACGGCGACGACCACGACCGCCGCGCCCGTGAGCAGCACGCCGGTCGTGATTCCCGCCACGCCCGTGAGCAGCACCACGACCACGACGACCACCACGTCGACGGCCACCACCGACACCACGACCAGCACGGACGCGACCGCGACGACGGACACCAGCACCGACACGACGGCCACGACCGACACCACCACTGACGCCACGACGGATACCAGCACCGACACGACGGCGACCACCACCGAAACGACCGGGACGACCACCGCGACGACCGGCACCACCACGACCACGACGGGCACCATGACGCTCGACCAGGTCCTGGCCGACGCGCGCTTCAGCACGCTCAAGGGCCTGCTCGACCAGGCCGGCCTGACCCAGACGCTCCTGGACGGCGAGTACACCATCTTCGCGCCCACCAACGACGCGTTCGCGAAGCTCAGCGCCGACCAGGTGGCCGCGCTGCAGGCCAACCCGGATATGCTCAAGGACGTCTTGCTGTACCACGTCGTTGACGGCGCGCAGGACAGCGCAATGCTGGGCGAGCTCGGCGTCGTCACCAGCCTCGCTGGCGGCGACCTGAACGTCATGAGCGAAGGCGGCACGCTGATGGTCAACGACGCCACCATCGAAGGCACCGGCATGATGGCCGGCAACAGCATGGTGTACGTGATCGACACCGTCCTGATGCCCGACACGGCGAACGGCGACGCGGCCTCCAGCGACGTCAGCGCCGAAGCGCCCGCGCTCATGACCCTCAACGAAGTGCTCGCCGCCGACCCGCGCTTCAGCACCCTGAACGAGCTGCTCGGCACCAGCGGCCTGGGCACGCAGCTCGCCGCGGCCGGTGAGTACACCATCTTCGCGCCCACCAACGACGCGTTCGCGAAACTCACGGCGACGCAGCTGAGCGAACTGCGCGCGAACCCCGAACTCCTCAAGCGTGTGCTCGGCTACCACATCATCAGTGGCCAGTACACGGTGAGCGACGCCAGCAGCCTGACGGGCGAGGCGACGCTCGCAGGCGCGCCGCTGCAGCTCCGCAGCGAGGGCGGCAACTACATGCTCGGCACCGCGACGGTCATCGACGCGGACCTCCCGGCGACCAACGGGTACATCCAGGCCATCGACACGGTCCTGATGCCCCCCGCCCAGCCCTGA
- a CDS encoding FtsK/SpoIIIE family DNA translocase, producing the protein MAKRRAKRSLSTSNRFDGEALGLVLFALGIFLAVTVFVRPGGTGFMAQAHTLLVTWLAWGAYALPVIPLGYGALVFLGREVRTFTRLVLGGLVVMASLLALSAVFTPGDASNADWSGGGQAVTLLMAPLTRAVGYAAALLPLVTLTLGAELLGRREAFTFMKGFFRSLSFAVVAGAGGARDLVEARQVGLEQTRRRVAVRNALSVHARDLEGLAKLYPDARELDGWQREVKGALRSLHDRDEAGLKALEKDLQGWRDVTKTFVTGAAQDLRARVAAEAPTIAADIEVRAQEIRSGQHELSGELASTLASGALERVRRALVMDAYRLANRAGSLERDRKRAEKALERADAGALARELPAMDTRTRDWADLADGVTDWMTRAALYPGWPDLVEAMDRAPAELAAQFAQDLTIDPDATLRARPTWEARLERLLLERAEAEAAVPPRPAAPAVAAPLLLDLTFDAPDVAPTPAVALPPAPTSGPLFPPPAPATPAPQRPREKVTAPVTTPAAEASSAEQLAPAPSPALAPVPVSPAPAPTSARYVDLAALGEDDEDELDMPFPVARTTPAAAPVAPTPAPRATRLLVEERLPWEEDDEPAGTLKRAAEEDDPRERLGAIDIEVPGLELLDPIPHSALDTAALDASARTRADLINQTLSHFGIQGRVVDFARGPTVTRYEIEPAPGEKIARIASLSNDLARALAVGGVRVEAPVPGKSVIGLEVPNTEREPVTFHAAAINPSFRGTRAKLPIILGKSIDGDMMVGDLAKMPHLLIAGSTGSGKSVCVNTLITSLLYRYLPTELRFLMVDPKMVELTPYDGIPHLVRGVITNPMDAAGVLLGAVAHMERRYKMMSQAGAKNLEQFNAKMRQVGEAELPHLVIIIDELADLMITSPKEVESAIMRLAQMARATGMHLVLATQRPSVDILTSLIKVNVPARIAFAVSSSHDSRTILDAVGAERLTGMGDMLFYQPGLVKPLRLQGPYISETESVRITEFLRRQVFEDWFVEAYGSDFDGAVESGGGGGAKGNMDFSDPLLRQAAEICIEEGQGSVSRLQRRLSVGHARAGKLMDMLEAMGIVSKHQGSKPREVLISVADLPDHFGR; encoded by the coding sequence ATGGCCAAACGCCGTGCCAAACGTTCTCTTTCCACCTCCAACCGCTTTGACGGCGAAGCGCTGGGCCTGGTGCTGTTCGCGCTGGGAATCTTCCTGGCCGTGACCGTGTTCGTGCGACCGGGCGGGACGGGATTCATGGCGCAGGCGCACACGCTGCTCGTCACGTGGCTCGCCTGGGGCGCGTACGCCCTGCCGGTCATTCCGCTCGGTTACGGCGCGCTGGTGTTCCTGGGGCGCGAGGTGCGGACCTTCACGCGCCTGGTGCTCGGCGGCCTCGTCGTCATGGCGTCCCTGCTGGCCCTGTCGGCGGTGTTCACGCCCGGCGACGCTTCGAACGCCGACTGGAGCGGCGGCGGGCAGGCCGTGACGCTGCTGATGGCGCCGCTCACGCGCGCGGTCGGGTACGCGGCGGCACTGCTGCCGCTGGTGACGCTGACGCTCGGCGCGGAACTGCTCGGGCGCCGCGAAGCGTTCACGTTCATGAAGGGCTTTTTCCGCAGCCTGAGTTTCGCCGTCGTGGCCGGCGCGGGGGGCGCGCGCGACCTCGTGGAGGCCCGGCAGGTCGGCCTGGAGCAGACGCGCCGGCGCGTCGCGGTGCGCAACGCCCTGAGCGTCCACGCCCGCGACCTTGAAGGCCTCGCGAAACTGTACCCGGACGCGCGCGAACTGGACGGCTGGCAACGGGAAGTGAAGGGCGCGCTGCGCAGCCTCCACGACCGGGACGAAGCGGGCCTCAAGGCGCTCGAGAAGGACCTGCAGGGCTGGCGGGACGTCACGAAGACGTTCGTGACGGGCGCCGCGCAGGACCTGCGCGCGCGCGTGGCCGCCGAAGCGCCCACCATCGCGGCGGACATCGAGGTGCGCGCCCAGGAGATCCGCTCGGGTCAGCACGAACTGAGCGGCGAACTGGCGAGCACCCTGGCGAGCGGCGCGCTGGAGCGCGTGCGCCGCGCCCTCGTGATGGACGCGTACCGCCTCGCGAACCGCGCCGGCAGCCTGGAACGCGACCGCAAACGCGCGGAAAAGGCGCTGGAGCGCGCGGACGCCGGCGCGCTCGCGCGGGAGCTGCCGGCCATGGATACCCGCACGCGCGACTGGGCGGACCTTGCGGACGGCGTGACGGACTGGATGACGCGGGCCGCGTTGTACCCGGGCTGGCCGGACCTGGTGGAGGCCATGGACCGCGCGCCGGCCGAGCTGGCGGCGCAGTTCGCGCAGGACCTCACCATCGATCCGGACGCGACGCTGCGCGCGCGGCCCACGTGGGAAGCGCGGCTGGAACGGCTGCTGCTGGAACGAGCGGAAGCCGAGGCGGCCGTGCCGCCCCGCCCGGCAGCGCCCGCCGTGGCCGCGCCGCTGCTGCTGGACCTGACCTTCGACGCGCCGGACGTGGCGCCCACCCCGGCGGTGGCGCTGCCGCCCGCCCCGACGAGCGGGCCGCTGTTCCCGCCGCCCGCGCCGGCCACGCCCGCACCCCAGCGGCCCCGCGAGAAGGTGACGGCGCCCGTGACCACGCCTGCGGCGGAGGCGTCATCCGCCGAACAGCTGGCCCCGGCCCCCTCCCCTGCCCTGGCGCCCGTACCGGTCAGTCCGGCCCCCGCGCCGACGAGTGCCCGGTACGTGGACCTCGCCGCGCTCGGCGAGGACGACGAGGACGAACTGGACATGCCGTTCCCCGTGGCGAGGACCACACCCGCAGCGGCGCCTGTGGCGCCGACCCCGGCCCCGCGCGCGACGCGCCTGCTCGTGGAAGAACGCCTCCCCTGGGAGGAGGACGACGAGCCGGCAGGGACATTGAAGCGGGCGGCCGAGGAGGATGATCCGCGCGAACGCCTGGGCGCCATCGACATTGAGGTGCCGGGCCTGGAGCTGCTCGATCCGATTCCGCACAGCGCGCTGGACACGGCGGCGCTGGACGCGTCCGCCCGGACGCGCGCGGACCTGATCAACCAGACGCTGTCGCACTTCGGCATTCAGGGCCGCGTGGTGGACTTCGCGCGCGGCCCGACCGTCACGCGCTACGAGATTGAGCCGGCGCCCGGCGAGAAGATCGCGCGCATCGCGAGTCTCAGCAACGACCTCGCGCGCGCCCTCGCGGTCGGGGGGGTGCGCGTGGAGGCCCCGGTGCCCGGCAAGAGCGTCATCGGCCTGGAAGTGCCGAACACGGAGCGTGAGCCGGTGACGTTCCACGCGGCGGCCATCAACCCGTCGTTCCGTGGGACGCGCGCGAAACTGCCGATCATCCTCGGAAAGAGCATCGACGGGGACATGATGGTCGGGGACCTCGCGAAGATGCCGCACCTGCTGATCGCGGGCAGCACCGGCTCCGGGAAGTCGGTGTGCGTGAACACGCTGATCACCAGCCTGCTGTACCGCTACCTGCCGACGGAACTGCGGTTCCTGATGGTCGACCCAAAAATGGTGGAGCTCACGCCGTACGACGGGATTCCGCACCTGGTGCGCGGCGTCATCACGAACCCGATGGACGCGGCGGGCGTGCTGCTAGGCGCCGTGGCGCACATGGAGCGGCGGTACAAGATGATGAGTCAGGCGGGCGCGAAGAACCTGGAGCAATTCAACGCGAAGATGCGTCAGGTGGGCGAGGCGGAACTGCCGCACCTGGTGATCATCATCGACGAGCTGGCGGACTTGATGATCACCAGTCCGAAAGAGGTCGAGTCGGCGATCATGCGCCTCGCGCAGATGGCGCGCGCGACCGGCATGCACCTGGTGCTGGCGACGCAGCGGCCGAGCGTGGACATCCTGACGAGCCTGATCAAGGTGAACGTGCCGGCGCGCATTGCGTTCGCGGTGAGCAGCAGTCACGATTCGCGCACGATTCTGGACGCGGTGGGCGCGGAGCGCCTGACGGGCATGGGGGACATGCTGTTCTACCAGCCGGGGTTGGTGAAGCCGCTGCGCCTGCAGGGGCCGTACATCAGCGAGACGGAGAGCGTACGCATCACGGAGTTCCTGCGCCGTCAGGTGTTCGAGGACTGGTTCGTGGAGGCGTACGGCAGTGACTTCGACGGGGCGGTGGAGTCGGGCGGCGGTGGCGGCGCGAAGGGGAACATGGACTTCAGCGATCCGCTGCTGCGGCAGGCGGCGGAGATCTGCATCGAGGAGGGGCAAGGCAGCGTGTCGCGCCTGCAGCGGCGCCTTTCGGTGGGGCACGCGCGCGCCGGGAAGCTGATGGACATGCTTGAGGCGATGGGGATTGTGAGTAAGCATCAGGGCAGCAAGCCGCGTGAGGTCCTCATCTCGGTGGCGGATCTGCCGGATCACTTTGGGCGGTAA
- a CDS encoding Mov34/MPN/PAD-1 family protein, with amino-acid sequence MHLPAPLRARLIAHARAEVPCECVGLLGGHDRPGVGSDVRAMYPLRNAAPDPQRTYIADPGHVLRALKAMRAEGLDLVGIYHSHPRGPAVPSRTDVQLAAYGVPYLIVDVQREDVRAYRLPELTEEPLLS; translated from the coding sequence ATGCACCTGCCCGCCCCTCTCCGCGCCCGACTGATCGCGCACGCCCGTGCCGAGGTGCCGTGCGAGTGCGTGGGCCTGCTGGGGGGCCATGACCGCCCCGGCGTGGGCAGCGACGTGCGCGCCATGTACCCGCTGCGCAACGCCGCGCCGGACCCGCAGCGCACGTACATTGCCGACCCGGGGCACGTGCTGCGCGCCCTGAAAGCCATGCGTGCCGAGGGGCTCGACCTGGTCGGCATCTATCACAGCCACCCGCGCGGTCCGGCCGTGCCGAGCCGCACGGACGTGCAGCTCGCGGCGTACGGCGTGCCGTACCTGATCGTGGACGTGCAGCGCGAGGACGTCCGCGCGTACCGCCTTCCGGAACTCACGGAGGAGCCGCTGCTCAG